Proteins co-encoded in one Deinococcus detaillensis genomic window:
- a CDS encoding FUN14 domain-containing protein has product MSSAPAASPADSSLAHSLSQAILPLLPPLSLGAVLGFAAGYAVRVVGRVALLIVGLLFVAIQLLSYFDLISVNWLRFEALSGPWLQDSGKSVWNWVSGVLTHDLPFGGAFVVGLLLGLRSR; this is encoded by the coding sequence GTGTCTTCAGCTCCCGCCGCTTCCCCCGCCGATTCGTCGCTGGCCCACAGCCTTTCGCAGGCAATCTTGCCGCTGTTGCCGCCGCTGTCGCTGGGCGCGGTGCTGGGCTTCGCGGCGGGCTACGCCGTGCGGGTGGTGGGCCGCGTGGCCCTGCTGATCGTTGGCCTGCTGTTCGTGGCGATTCAACTGCTCTCGTATTTTGATCTCATCAGCGTCAACTGGCTGCGCTTTGAAGCGCTCAGCGGCCCCTGGCTGCAAGACAGTGGCAAAAGCGTTTGGAACTGGGTATCCGGCGTGCTGACCCACGATCTGCCGTTCGGCGGCGCGTTCGTGGTCGGGCTGCTGCTGGGGCTGCGCAGCCGCTGA
- a CDS encoding S8 family serine peptidase: protein MKTRSTLFLGLALSLAACSQPAIQSATMPQPSAQAPKAAIAMTQTQTGTTAKGVIYYTHQLVVKYKGNSAQDAAQAVNGRIISTIPQLRTALIELPTKAGKQDSLLLAQQLVRQHLVSTAQPLIQMPSQNDPVEQGRHAMLAGQGFNANQIFDELPQYTLDENHMHAKAAWDAGITGKGVLIGTIDDPVDVTHPDLKANWAGKAYDPHTDTVYTDAQSWINAIDGFDGKVDGKVDTALEHGTAVTSDMVATRNGKGIVGVAPEAKFISAAIFEPQALSDFEFAKAITWSVDQGANVLNNSWGGTGYSSVIKEAMDYALSHNVTVVVSAGNSGRDEWQQPAQYPGIIVSAAGDGSNQKVNFSTYGQHISSLAPGLDILLAAPLWINSDGSRKTGVTPQTGSGYQLISGTSFSSPETAATAALILGRYPKATPYQVKRLMEETADGSVGSNPSGFDRETGWGLIRLDKLAIRLTSSQALPPAGANVNVQVRINTNPSNSEVPGVLSDVILEPQDTTINHQTYFAQTDDEGNARFYEIAPGTYTVRVGANDLSLTGDSTGQRGTAVTTMTFVSGTPVNNTQKVVLDKGLVNLNPVDPYEPNDDLATATPIAYGQKMQQAYIFGKPRDVDFYGFSGSAGDKITARVNGRSAIGGSLDSFMVLRDASGKKLAFNDDLESGIQDSQIDFTLPSDGKYYLEVSSYTILGENDGDSLTEGAEDDSPFNKYVLALDKN from the coding sequence ATGAAAACACGCTCTACTTTGTTCCTCGGCTTGGCGCTGAGTCTCGCCGCTTGCAGCCAACCCGCCATCCAGTCTGCCACCATGCCGCAGCCCAGCGCACAAGCTCCCAAGGCAGCAATTGCCATGACTCAAACGCAAACTGGCACCACTGCCAAGGGCGTGATCTACTACACCCACCAGCTGGTCGTGAAGTACAAGGGCAACAGTGCCCAGGATGCCGCTCAGGCCGTGAATGGGCGGATCATCAGCACCATTCCTCAACTCCGCACCGCCCTGATTGAGCTGCCTACCAAGGCCGGTAAGCAAGACAGCCTCCTGCTGGCTCAGCAACTCGTCAGACAGCACCTAGTCAGCACCGCCCAGCCGCTGATTCAAATGCCCAGCCAGAATGATCCCGTTGAGCAGGGCCGCCACGCTATGCTGGCTGGCCAGGGCTTTAACGCCAACCAGATCTTTGACGAGTTGCCGCAGTACACCCTAGACGAAAATCATATGCATGCAAAAGCGGCCTGGGACGCTGGTATTACCGGCAAAGGTGTCTTGATCGGCACCATCGATGACCCGGTGGACGTGACCCATCCGGATCTGAAGGCCAACTGGGCCGGTAAAGCCTACGATCCCCATACCGACACGGTCTACACCGACGCCCAAAGCTGGATCAACGCCATTGACGGCTTTGATGGCAAAGTGGACGGCAAAGTAGACACCGCCCTCGAACACGGCACCGCTGTGACCAGTGACATGGTGGCCACTCGCAATGGCAAGGGCATTGTTGGCGTCGCACCGGAAGCCAAATTTATTAGCGCCGCTATTTTCGAGCCACAGGCACTCAGCGACTTCGAATTCGCTAAAGCCATTACTTGGTCGGTGGATCAGGGCGCTAACGTCCTCAACAACTCTTGGGGCGGTACTGGGTACAGCAGTGTCATTAAAGAAGCAATGGATTATGCGCTGTCCCATAATGTCACAGTAGTCGTTTCGGCAGGGAATTCAGGACGAGATGAATGGCAGCAACCGGCTCAATACCCCGGTATCATCGTTTCAGCGGCAGGTGACGGCAGCAACCAGAAAGTTAACTTCTCTACCTATGGACAACACATCAGCAGTCTGGCTCCTGGCCTCGACATCCTGCTGGCTGCGCCGCTATGGATCAACTCGGACGGCAGCCGTAAAACTGGCGTGACCCCACAGACGGGCAGCGGTTATCAACTCATCAGCGGCACCTCGTTTTCTTCACCTGAGACGGCGGCCACCGCCGCGCTGATTTTGGGGCGTTATCCCAAAGCTACGCCGTATCAAGTCAAACGATTGATGGAAGAAACCGCAGATGGCTCGGTCGGCAGCAATCCATCTGGCTTTGACCGTGAAACTGGCTGGGGCCTGATCCGTTTGGACAAACTGGCAATCCGTCTAACCAGTAGTCAGGCACTGCCCCCCGCTGGAGCCAATGTCAACGTTCAGGTGCGAATCAATACAAACCCGAGCAACAGTGAGGTGCCAGGCGTATTGTCGGACGTGATTCTGGAACCACAGGACACCACCATCAATCACCAAACTTACTTTGCCCAAACCGATGACGAGGGCAACGCCCGCTTTTACGAAATTGCCCCCGGCACGTACACAGTGCGCGTTGGAGCCAATGACCTCAGCCTAACTGGCGACAGCACCGGCCAGCGTGGCACTGCCGTAACAACCATGACTTTTGTATCTGGCACGCCCGTCAACAACACTCAAAAAGTCGTGCTTGACAAAGGCTTGGTTAATCTCAATCCGGTTGATCCCTATGAACCCAATGACGATTTGGCCACTGCTACACCCATTGCCTACGGCCAAAAAATGCAGCAAGCTTATATTTTCGGCAAGCCCAGAGACGTAGATTTTTATGGTTTCAGTGGTTCAGCTGGCGACAAGATCACTGCCCGCGTCAATGGCCGCAGCGCTATCGGCGGCTCTCTAGATTCGTTCATGGTTTTGCGTGATGCCAGTGGGAAGAAACTCGCGTTCAATGATGACCTTGAAAGCGGAATTCAGGATTCACAAATTGATTTCACTTTGCCGAGCGATGGAAAGTATTACCTTGAAGTTTCAAGTTATACTATTTTGGGTGAAAATGATGGCGATAGTCTAACTGAAGGTGCGGAGGATGACAGCCCGTTCAATAAATATGTTCTGGCGCTCGACAAAAATTAA
- a CDS encoding anti-sigma factor family protein yields MTQNSWRDLWHRAQDGETLSAHEQAELEAALQDPEQQRETQRWAAAGHLLSRAETPPMPRSLSAKIRQDIQAQQVLSAAAPPALPHSLAAEILRDITISRWFDSVQQQAALPRSVAFSIAARITGDGQPKEADETDPLAQLLRQWPKPELPRSLAFSLAARVAAEAAQADAPANAPTPQTPVHETLPPLGRTRLNPPGGPSGLGGLGVVLAFGGLTVLRGHEAASSALGLLGSAAPFALPLPALLGVAVLALLSWLIVARPTPAVQRLGTLAFAMTGVLTLPALWDAIQNTPLQGHLAALSATHPKPHLLLERWLGAGLLLAVTALLLRGGWGASLARTQRRAPIRTLAAGTLAGLGLSGLGLLLLSFGWTDAGLVLALLSGLAALTGLSVSVYAAGRSVARKLHLALPDISGPLAGLLAFSATLSIPALAASLAIIGSAWGLGTLLLGRGTARL; encoded by the coding sequence ATGACTCAGAACAGTTGGCGCGATTTGTGGCACCGCGCTCAGGACGGCGAAACGCTCAGCGCCCATGAGCAAGCCGAGCTTGAAGCGGCGCTGCAAGACCCCGAGCAGCAGCGCGAAACTCAGCGCTGGGCGGCGGCTGGTCATTTGCTGAGCCGCGCCGAAACCCCGCCGATGCCGCGTTCACTCAGCGCCAAAATAAGGCAAGACATTCAAGCTCAGCAAGTCCTCAGCGCCGCCGCTCCTCCTGCTTTGCCGCATTCGCTGGCCGCTGAAATTCTCAGAGACATCACCATCAGCCGCTGGTTTGACAGCGTGCAGCAGCAAGCGGCCTTGCCGCGTTCGGTGGCCTTCAGCATCGCCGCGCGGATTACTGGAGACGGGCAACCGAAAGAAGCGGACGAAACCGACCCGCTCGCCCAACTCCTGCGGCAGTGGCCCAAGCCGGAGCTGCCGCGCTCGCTGGCCTTTTCGCTAGCGGCGAGGGTGGCAGCGGAGGCGGCTCAGGCTGACGCACCAGCAAATGCCCCGACTCCTCAGACGCCCGTCCATGAAACGCTGCCGCCGCTGGGCCGCACCCGGCTCAATCCACCCGGCGGGCCTTCGGGCTTGGGCGGACTGGGCGTGGTGCTGGCGTTCGGCGGCCTCACCGTACTGCGCGGCCATGAAGCGGCCAGCAGCGCCTTAGGTCTCCTCGGCAGCGCCGCGCCGTTCGCGCTGCCGCTGCCCGCCCTTCTCGGCGTGGCGGTGTTGGCGCTGCTGAGTTGGCTGATCGTGGCGCGGCCCACCCCAGCGGTGCAGCGGCTGGGCACGCTCGCCTTTGCCATGACCGGCGTGCTGACTTTACCCGCGCTGTGGGACGCCATCCAGAACACGCCGCTGCAAGGGCATTTGGCAGCGCTGAGCGCGACGCATCCCAAGCCGCACCTGCTGCTGGAACGCTGGCTGGGTGCGGGGCTGCTGCTGGCCGTGACTGCCCTACTGCTGCGCGGCGGCTGGGGCGCGTCTCTGGCCCGCACCCAGCGCCGCGCTCCCATTCGCACGCTGGCAGCAGGCACGCTGGCCGGACTGGGCCTCAGTGGACTGGGCCTGCTGCTACTCTCGTTCGGCTGGACGGACGCGGGACTGGTGCTGGCCCTGCTGAGTGGACTGGCGGCACTCACCGGCCTGAGCGTCAGCGTCTACGCGGCGGGGCGCAGCGTCGCCAGAAAACTGCACCTCGCGTTGCCTGACATCTCCGGCCCGCTGGCAGGCTTACTGGCCTTCAGCGCCACGCTGAGCATTCCAGCGCTGGCGGCAAGCTTAGCCATTATCGGCAGCGCTTGGGGACTAGGCACCTTGCTGCTGGGACGCGGAACGGCGCGGCTCTGA
- a CDS encoding RNA polymerase sigma factor, giving the protein MSLPEDVIDSALFAQLESGDEAAWQAFISLYERRMYAYLYRLEGHAEDALDLTQEVFYRAWRSIRTFRVGERALPWLYQIARNTQIEKHRRKQLGRFSLEEAQDEVGFEVVSTSRSPVQEAESAQTQDRVQRALMQLAPEYREAVVLRFVEDLPYDDIARIQGVALGTAKSRVYRAKEQLSSLLASVSDIH; this is encoded by the coding sequence ATGAGTTTGCCTGAAGATGTGATTGACTCCGCCTTGTTCGCTCAACTTGAGAGCGGCGACGAAGCGGCGTGGCAGGCTTTTATCTCGCTCTACGAACGGCGAATGTACGCTTATTTGTACCGCCTGGAAGGCCATGCCGAAGACGCTTTAGACCTGACCCAAGAAGTTTTTTACCGGGCTTGGCGCTCGATTCGCACCTTCAGGGTCGGAGAGCGGGCGCTGCCGTGGCTGTACCAAATTGCCCGCAACACCCAAATCGAAAAGCACCGCCGCAAGCAGCTCGGCCGCTTTTCGCTCGAAGAAGCCCAAGACGAGGTGGGCTTTGAGGTGGTCAGCACCTCGCGCAGTCCGGTGCAGGAAGCCGAGAGCGCCCAGACCCAAGACCGCGTGCAGCGTGCTTTGATGCAGCTCGCCCCCGAATACCGCGAGGCGGTGGTGCTCCGATTTGTCGAAGACCTGCCTTACGACGACATCGCCCGCATTCAGGGCGTGGCCCTCGGCACCGCCAAAAGCCGGGTGTACCGCGCCAAAGAGCAGCTCTCGTCGCTGCTGGCGAGTGTCAGCGATATTCACTGA
- a CDS encoding glycosyltransferase: MRIGFVTTTYLPSRNGVATSTALFAQGLRSLGHEVSIYAPNHPTRPPAEDGVYRLPSTMMGTPADYPVLLWPNPPAVAGLPLRGTDIFHTMHPFLPGILARFWARRFQTPVVFTAHTQYEQYLHYAPLVPRRVSRSLTRAHVAAFARSVDQVLVPGRAMAEMLGDYGYGGSVALMPNPVNLEAFQAADTPEIRRAVRERYGVPDEAPLVISLGRLAAEKNLDVMLRAFDEARQRRPDLRLLVVGDGPVKSALEARRPQGAVFTGALPYAEVPQLLAAADVFITASTSEVLPMSMIEALAAGTPLVAARSPAAEDLIHTSALLGENGLIREAHAGALAEGLLSALDPASLPRRRAAARASAQQYDLRVRAKALLDVYESLLSKR; this comes from the coding sequence GTGCGGATTGGCTTTGTCACCACCACTTATCTTCCCTCGCGCAATGGGGTCGCGACCAGCACCGCTTTGTTCGCGCAGGGTTTGCGCTCACTCGGCCACGAGGTCAGCATCTACGCGCCCAACCACCCCACCCGCCCACCGGCTGAGGACGGCGTGTACCGCCTGCCCAGCACCATGATGGGCACGCCCGCCGATTATCCGGTGCTGCTGTGGCCCAATCCGCCAGCGGTAGCGGGTTTGCCGCTGCGGGGCACCGACATTTTCCATACCATGCACCCATTTTTGCCGGGAATTTTGGCCCGCTTCTGGGCGCGTCGCTTTCAGACGCCGGTGGTATTTACCGCCCACACCCAGTACGAGCAGTACCTGCACTACGCGCCGCTGGTGCCGCGCCGGGTCAGCCGCAGCCTCACGCGGGCGCATGTGGCGGCCTTTGCCCGCAGCGTGGATCAGGTGCTGGTGCCGGGGCGGGCGATGGCCGAGATGCTCGGCGATTACGGCTACGGCGGCTCGGTGGCCCTGATGCCCAATCCAGTCAACTTGGAGGCGTTTCAGGCGGCAGACACGCCAGAGATTCGCCGGGCCGTTCGGGAGCGCTACGGCGTGCCGGATGAGGCCCCGCTGGTGATTTCGCTGGGCCGCTTGGCCGCCGAAAAAAATCTGGACGTGATGCTGCGGGCCTTTGACGAAGCCCGCCAGCGCCGCCCCGACCTCCGGCTGCTGGTGGTGGGCGACGGGCCGGTCAAGTCCGCGCTGGAAGCCCGCAGGCCGCAGGGAGCAGTCTTTACCGGAGCGCTGCCTTACGCGGAAGTGCCGCAGCTCTTGGCCGCCGCCGACGTGTTCATCACCGCCAGCACCAGTGAAGTCTTGCCGATGTCGATGATCGAGGCGCTGGCGGCAGGCACGCCGTTGGTGGCCGCCCGAAGTCCGGCTGCCGAAGACCTGATTCACACCAGTGCGCTGCTCGGTGAAAACGGTCTGATCAGAGAGGCCCACGCGGGAGCGCTCGCCGAGGGCCTCCTGAGCGCCCTTGACCCCGCGAGCTTGCCGCGCCGCCGCGCCGCTGCCCGCGCCAGTGCGCAGCAATACGACCTAAGGGTGCGGGCCAAGGCTTTGCTGGACGTGTACGAAAGCTTGCTCTCCAAACGGTAG
- a CDS encoding peptidylprolyl isomerase, with product MNISDNKVVEIEYTLTIDGEVVDRSESGEPLTYLQGHGNIVSGLEKALKGKSAGDHVKVTVQPEDGYGEHDDEAIQIIAREDFDDDIEVGATYFAQAEDGSVTPFTVMGLDGDDVTVDFNPPLAGEVLNFDVFIKSVRDATEDELAHGHVHNDDDLSKQNPNTQFTGESMNISNDKVVEIEYTLTVNGEVVDKSESGEPLTYLQGHGNIIPGLEKALDGKSAGDHMMVTVQPEDGYGERDEEAIQVIAREDFEDDIEVGATYFAQAEDGSVTPFTVMGLDGDDVTVDFNQPLAGEVLNFDVTIKSVRDATADELAHGHVHDDDDDQDDEF from the coding sequence ATGAACATCAGCGATAACAAAGTCGTCGAGATCGAATACACGCTGACTATCGATGGTGAAGTGGTAGACCGAAGTGAAAGCGGGGAGCCGCTGACCTACTTGCAGGGCCACGGCAACATCGTATCTGGCCTAGAGAAAGCGTTGAAAGGTAAATCGGCAGGCGATCATGTCAAAGTTACAGTACAGCCTGAAGACGGTTACGGCGAGCACGACGACGAGGCCATTCAGATTATTGCCCGTGAGGATTTTGACGACGACATAGAAGTAGGGGCCACCTATTTCGCGCAAGCTGAAGACGGCAGCGTGACCCCCTTCACCGTGATGGGTTTAGACGGCGACGACGTGACGGTCGACTTTAACCCGCCGCTCGCCGGTGAAGTGCTTAATTTCGATGTATTCATCAAAAGTGTGCGCGACGCGACAGAAGACGAACTGGCGCACGGCCATGTCCATAATGACGACGATCTCAGCAAGCAAAATCCAAACACGCAGTTCACAGGAGAAAGCATGAACATCAGTAACGATAAAGTGGTAGAAATCGAATACACCTTGACCGTCAACGGTGAGGTCGTCGACAAGAGCGAGAGTGGGGAGCCGCTGACCTACTTGCAAGGCCACGGCAATATCATTCCCGGCTTGGAAAAAGCGTTGGACGGCAAATCGGCGGGCGATCACATGATGGTCACGGTGCAGCCCGAAGACGGCTACGGTGAGCGCGACGAAGAAGCTATTCAGGTCATCGCCCGCGAAGACTTCGAAGACGACATCGAAGTGGGAGCCACCTACTTTGCTCAGGCCGAAGACGGCAGCGTGACGCCCTTTACCGTGATGGGCTTAGACGGCGACGACGTGACGGTCGACTTTAACCAGCCGCTGGCAGGAGAAGTGCTGAATTTTGACGTGACCATCAAGAGTGTGCGGGACGCCACCGCCGACGAGTTGGCGCACGGCCATGTCCATGATGACGACGACGATCAAGACGACGAGTTCTAG
- a CDS encoding PIG-L deacetylase family protein: MKLLLILPHPDDEVYSASGTSMDLIEEGHTVGLVTLTRGEAGRTLGLCDTPEELAKLRELELRACLDVIGMQVHEQLSFPDKYLKDQPFEPLVKAARDAMQRHQPETVLAFPPNGSNGHPDHITAHRAVKAAWDSLPRQERPKLWYYASEKPPENEELLAMWIPPNIKRDVSRHITRKLQAIACHRSQALSTVDFIRKFPERIMEETFYEVEQVQVEKKPTGV; this comes from the coding sequence ATGAAACTCCTGCTGATTCTTCCCCACCCCGACGACGAAGTGTACAGCGCGTCCGGCACCTCGATGGACTTGATTGAAGAGGGCCATACGGTTGGCCTCGTGACCCTGACACGCGGCGAAGCGGGACGCACGCTGGGCCTGTGCGACACGCCCGAAGAACTCGCCAAGCTGCGCGAGTTGGAGCTACGGGCCTGCTTGGATGTGATCGGAATGCAAGTGCATGAGCAGCTCAGCTTTCCCGACAAGTATCTTAAAGATCAGCCGTTTGAACCGCTGGTCAAGGCCGCCCGCGACGCCATGCAGCGCCACCAACCCGAAACCGTACTGGCTTTTCCGCCCAATGGCAGCAACGGCCACCCCGACCACATCACCGCCCACCGGGCCGTCAAAGCTGCTTGGGACAGCTTGCCGCGACAGGAGCGGCCCAAGCTGTGGTACTATGCCTCCGAAAAGCCGCCGGAAAATGAAGAGCTCCTGGCCATGTGGATTCCGCCCAATATCAAGCGCGACGTGAGCCGCCACATCACCCGCAAACTGCAAGCAATTGCTTGCCACCGCTCCCAAGCGCTGAGCACCGTGGATTTCATTCGCAAATTTCCTGAACGCATCATGGAAGAAACATTTTATGAGGTGGAGCAAGTTCAAGTGGAAAAAAAGCCGACTGGCGTGTAA
- the hisA gene encoding 1-(5-phosphoribosyl)-5-[(5-phosphoribosylamino)methylideneamino]imidazole-4-carboxamide isomerase → MTSSSPAPSFAPLILPCVDIQQGRAVRLYEGDPERETVYFDSPLKAAEHWVARGAGMLHLVDLDAATGRGENKAIIAEIVGAVGVPVEVGGGIRDHKSAEALLQLGVARVVIGTAAVAHPELVSELLAAHGPERVVVSVDARAEGGRLEVATHGWAQGSGVQVAEITADLAGRGLEILIFTDVSRDGTLRGLDAALMAEIRKLWINTLIVGGGVRDLQDVALLEALKVQGAIVGRAIYEGTLPYPLPV, encoded by the coding sequence ATGACCAGCTCTTCTCCAGCTCCTTCCTTCGCGCCGCTGATTTTGCCGTGCGTGGACATCCAACAGGGCCGCGCCGTGCGCTTATACGAAGGCGACCCCGAGCGCGAAACGGTGTATTTCGATTCGCCGCTGAAGGCCGCTGAGCACTGGGTGGCGCGGGGCGCGGGGATGCTTCACCTCGTTGACTTGGACGCCGCCACCGGACGCGGCGAAAATAAAGCCATCATCGCCGAGATCGTGGGCGCAGTGGGCGTGCCGGTCGAAGTCGGCGGCGGCATCCGTGACCACAAAAGCGCCGAGGCGCTGCTGCAACTCGGCGTGGCGCGGGTGGTGATCGGCACGGCGGCGGTTGCCCACCCCGAGCTGGTGAGCGAACTGCTCGCCGCGCACGGCCCCGAGCGGGTGGTGGTCAGCGTGGACGCCCGCGCTGAAGGTGGGCGCTTAGAAGTCGCCACCCACGGCTGGGCACAGGGCAGCGGCGTGCAGGTGGCCGAAATTACCGCCGACCTCGCCGGACGCGGCTTAGAGATTCTGATCTTTACCGATGTCAGCCGCGACGGGACTTTGCGCGGCCTCGACGCCGCTCTGATGGCCGAAATCCGCAAGTTGTGGATAAATACCTTGATTGTGGGCGGCGGCGTGCGCGACCTTCAAGACGTGGCCTTGCTCGAAGCCCTCAAAGTTCAGGGCGCAATCGTGGGCCGCGCCATTTATGAAGGGACGCTGCCTTATCCACTGCCGGTTTAG
- a CDS encoding Ig-like domain-containing protein, translating to MRYLHSTALLLTGTLLLGACSSPTTAPVTQPPITDTTNPSVSGVSIIGASSLVLNPGQTQQITAQIAVKNGASTAIGWTSSNPAVASVDANGKITAVGIGSAMITATSKADATKTSTLTLTVQAAAVTAQVQSVSIVSDDPTQGNSTVDRLTVTTGTTLRLRAVVNTTGGAVQTVTWKVSDTSFASIQVTGNSVLVTFLRSGSVDLTAISTADPNISGTASFYTKFGLTGSAQLSGNVVQANRSAPVAGSTVKLFQSGLRFYSFVQTVTDDQGHFSFNGLPAGKYDLQFAKSNYGGSEIIGLNVQDSGKMNLKIGQFVANDPYAPTNVPKLQISKDDKGTILNDGSSFVDNAQVKVTTTPESQHQKPMRYYILTVGTFDAQGNWIDSRDANGVASQDPGYIIPGSVATSEGTGVIKVPFSGLKGDLYLQVVGLDFNYNRVSYLIPIKAAYSAASPSVTAPTDVSAVAYTLAEPINYLLSVPGNPISAQSVAIGTNSWVTLTWNNQPAEGFKVYRASSVNGPYNLVAVKASESDPQKKTVSVSDLTPNLGQDQDYYYKVEAQGVQPVASAPVYTHVLPAFRPTLLSPAEDAQNVGLTPDYTLHNSAFEIGATGSVFDVRVADSQLGSSYAWLAKRLQVLKGTNPAKTGLETQVLSNLQGKGYYYVYRDSNAPDKNAVGYNNASNTLTLPHQYDLSLLGSDVVPLQPNRRYSWLINKAYAFKRQNDLPTNPIVAYSIYSDPDGLSTPIVPGGTRQEFTQSFDFTTKP from the coding sequence ATGCGTTATCTGCACTCGACCGCTCTGCTCCTGACAGGCACGCTCCTGCTAGGTGCTTGCAGTTCACCAACGACGGCTCCAGTTACTCAGCCGCCCATCACCGACACCACCAACCCCAGCGTTTCTGGAGTCAGTATCATTGGAGCCAGTAGCCTGGTGCTCAATCCTGGACAGACCCAGCAGATTACCGCACAAATCGCCGTCAAAAACGGAGCCAGCACTGCAATTGGATGGACCAGCAGCAATCCGGCAGTAGCCAGCGTAGATGCAAATGGCAAGATCACTGCTGTCGGCATTGGCAGCGCCATGATCACCGCAACTTCAAAAGCAGACGCTACCAAAACGTCGACCTTGACCCTGACCGTACAAGCCGCCGCCGTTACCGCGCAAGTACAAAGTGTCAGCATCGTCAGCGACGATCCCACTCAGGGCAACAGTACCGTAGACCGTTTGACCGTTACGACCGGCACAACGCTGCGGCTACGCGCCGTTGTCAATACGACGGGTGGCGCAGTCCAGACCGTGACATGGAAGGTGAGTGACACCAGCTTCGCCAGCATTCAAGTTACTGGCAATAGCGTTCTAGTCACTTTTCTCAGATCTGGCAGCGTTGACTTGACAGCTATATCCACGGCTGATCCTAATATTTCTGGAACAGCCAGTTTCTATACCAAATTTGGCTTAACCGGCAGTGCTCAGCTCTCTGGCAATGTGGTACAGGCCAATCGTAGCGCCCCAGTGGCCGGTTCCACTGTCAAACTTTTTCAATCTGGACTCAGATTTTATTCGTTCGTCCAGACTGTGACTGATGATCAGGGCCATTTCAGCTTCAATGGTTTACCCGCCGGAAAATACGATCTGCAATTTGCTAAATCGAATTACGGCGGTTCAGAGATTATTGGCTTGAATGTTCAGGACAGCGGCAAAATGAACTTGAAGATCGGTCAATTCGTGGCCAATGATCCTTATGCACCCACCAACGTTCCCAAGCTTCAAATTTCCAAAGATGACAAAGGGACAATACTCAACGACGGCAGTAGTTTTGTTGACAATGCACAGGTAAAAGTCACCACAACGCCCGAATCACAGCACCAGAAGCCTATGCGTTACTATATTCTGACCGTTGGTACGTTTGATGCACAGGGTAACTGGATAGACAGTCGTGATGCCAATGGTGTAGCTTCCCAAGATCCTGGTTACATTATTCCTGGCTCAGTAGCGACCAGTGAAGGTACTGGCGTGATTAAAGTCCCGTTTTCAGGCTTGAAAGGCGATCTCTATTTGCAAGTTGTGGGCCTAGATTTCAACTATAATCGTGTTTCCTATCTTATTCCTATTAAAGCGGCATATAGTGCTGCTTCACCAAGTGTGACGGCACCCACTGACGTAAGTGCCGTGGCTTATACCCTCGCTGAACCGATCAACTACTTGTTGAGCGTGCCCGGCAATCCTATCTCGGCACAGTCAGTAGCCATTGGCACCAACAGCTGGGTCACACTCACCTGGAATAATCAGCCTGCGGAGGGCTTTAAAGTGTACCGTGCGTCCTCTGTCAATGGCCCATACAATCTGGTAGCGGTTAAAGCCAGCGAGAGCGATCCTCAGAAAAAGACAGTTTCAGTGAGTGATCTGACTCCCAACCTGGGTCAGGATCAAGATTACTACTACAAGGTTGAAGCCCAGGGTGTCCAGCCGGTGGCCAGTGCGCCGGTTTATACCCACGTGCTGCCGGCCTTCAGGCCCACCTTGCTCTCGCCCGCTGAGGATGCTCAGAATGTCGGCTTGACCCCCGATTACACCCTGCACAACTCAGCCTTTGAAATTGGAGCGACCGGCAGCGTATTTGATGTGCGGGTAGCTGACAGTCAACTCGGCAGCAGTTACGCTTGGCTGGCTAAGCGCTTGCAAGTTCTCAAAGGCACCAACCCCGCCAAGACAGGACTGGAAACCCAAGTACTGAGCAATCTGCAAGGTAAAGGTTACTATTACGTTTACAGAGACAGCAACGCACCGGATAAAAATGCTGTCGGCTACAACAATGCTTCTAACACCTTGACCTTACCCCATCAATATGATCTCTCTCTTCTGGGCAGTGATGTCGTTCCGCTGCAACCCAATCGGCGTTACAGCTGGCTGATCAACAAAGCTTATGCATTCAAACGCCAAAACGACTTGCCGACTAATCCCATCGTGGCCTACTCGATTTACAGCGATCCCGATGGCTTATCGACGCCAATCGTACCCGGCGGCACCCGTCAAGAATTTACTCAGTCCTTTGACTTCACCACCAAGCCTTAA